In Musa acuminata AAA Group cultivar baxijiao chromosome BXJ3-9, Cavendish_Baxijiao_AAA, whole genome shotgun sequence, a single genomic region encodes these proteins:
- the LOC103997540 gene encoding protein ETHYLENE-INSENSITIVE 2 isoform X2: MESRTSRGVMAHLFPSLGPALVISMGYIDLGKWLAAVDGGVRFGNDLVLLVLFFNLTAILCQYLATCVGIVTRKNLAQICSVEYSRTTCMILGVQFQLSMITSDLTMILGVAHGFNLLFGVNILASICFAAVASVLLPIFVDLLNDRKAEALYEILAGFALLLYVLGVLISQPEIPLPTNVTFPKLSGENAYSLMALLGANIMAHNFYIHSSIVQQKRLPNVPVTALLHDHFFAILFIFTGIFVVNYVLMNSAAAVFGITGIDLKFEDVSLLMDQIFRIPIAPVAIFLVLVFSSQITALTWNIDGQEILQYFFGANISVWVQVLLVKALSVIPALCCAKCAGTEGIFQLLIFCQVIQAMLLPSSVIPLFRVASSQSIMGAFKISWYLGIVALLAFFGMLASNVIFITEMLFGNSSWINDLRGGMSNGGIATCAAFLLVACVSMCFMLYLTVTPLKSASDKPETDIGMLHSRMDELELSRGRKDDVQDKIATNEDMLSVESALEITLEHHDDKSFLDSSIDQSDTAINPDHDCHQPTHDSVASGTAIDPDHDCHQLTHDSVASDAAIDPDHDCHQPTHGISASDTFSTAMFQNEELKSVNEIDLETLNKTSSASLLDPGVVERQESDLVQKDLTLKADISRDKDNEEVLVAKESVTKSLPPLTSEDSGSFNPVQVKVSDGGIGNESSSKSSGLGRSSRRQLAIILDEFWGHLFDFHGKPTEEAIGQKYDALLGLNLKTVSSIKVDVGTESSINFCTDADRGAIFSPNSMDYGSPKRMNMSKGELSYGFQMGSPSRSRNIQILNTRSQALSSRQLDSNERPYSSLYLPQCSDNHDYQPATVHGYQIASYVKEIGSGRTPYLSNVSLDSPKISKSPPSIPPGFEDSVLYGDRQNGLGSLATSSLQSPKMPRVRRVQVEGPYFNPSLIEPSENAGSSSCTKKYHSSPDISALIAASRNLLLNEANSGGPIGQPSLGRMISQQQHYLNPISKTGVSLAFDELYQPKLQRDVLPLQSKLNPDTRSLWSRQPFEQLFGMPNGGESRGDRAVTDKLSSASEELLSCADSELKLLQSLRFCITKLLKLEGSDWLFRHNGGCDEELICKVSTTEKYIHKAGANDMNQLHSNRLQYLSSDQRLSSVQRNEEADTPYALSLPNCGDGCVWQASLVVSFGVWCIHRILELSHVESRPELWGKYTYVLNRLQGILDLAFSRPRNPLSTCSCLELAPEGSNRLLLSQQSKPIRAPFTTASMILEIIKDVEIAVSGRKGRTGTAAGDVAFPKGKENLASVLKRYKRRLSNRNT, encoded by the exons ATGGAGTCTAGGACATCTAGAGGAGTGATGGCTCATCTTTTTCCGTCTCTTGGTCCTGCACTTGTCATTTCTATGGGATACATAGACCTTGGAAAGTGGTTGGCAGCTGTGGATGGTGGGGTCCGATTCGGAAATGATCTGGTGTTATTAGTTTTATTTTTCAACTTAACTGCCATTCTTTGCCAGTACCTTGCAACATGTGTTGGCATTGTCACCAGAAAGAATCTTGCACAG ATTTGCAGTGTGGAATACTCAAGGACAACATGCATGATATTGGGAGTTCAATTTCAGCTATCCATGATTACGTCAGACCTGACTATG ATTTTGGGAGTAGCACATGGTTTCAACCTTCTTTTCGGTGTGAACATATTGGCCAGCATCTGTTTTGCGGCAGTTGCTtctgttttgttacccatttttgttgatcTATTG AATGATCGGAAGGCTGAAGCATTATACGAAATCTTGGCTGGTTTTGCTTTGCTGTTGTACGTTCTTGGGGTACTAATCAGTCAACCAGAAATTCCTCTTCCAACGAATGTTACTTTCCCCAAGCTGAGTGGAGAGAATGCATACTCACTTATGGCTCTTCTTGGTGCGAACATAATGGCACATAATTTTTATATCCACTCTTCAATCGTCCAG CAGAAGAGACTCCCGAATGTTCCTGTAACTGCCTTACTTCATGATCACTTTTTTGCAATCCTGTTCATCTTCACTGGCATATTTGTGGTTAATTATGTGCTGATGAATTCGGCCGCAGCTGTTTTTGGCATTACCGGTATTGATCTAAAATTTGAAGACGTGTCTCTGCTGATGGATCAG ATTTTTAGGATTCCTATAGCACCTGTTGCAATATTTCTTGTCCTTGTATTCTCAAGTCAGATTACAGCTTTAACTTGGAATATCGATGGGCAAGAAATCTTGCAGTATTTTTTTGGTGCAAACATCTCTGTTTGGGTTCAGGTTCTGTTAGTTAAAGCTCTTTCTGTCATTCCAGCACTTTGCTGTGCAAAGTGTGCAGGCACTGAAGGGATATTTCAATTGCTTATTTTCTGTCAAGTTATACAGGCTATGCTTCTTCCATCTTCCGTAATTCCCCTTTTCAGAGTAGCATCATCACAATCAATAATGGGAGCATTTAAAATATCATGGTATCTGGGAATTGTGGCTTTGTTGGCATTTTTTGGGATGCTTGCTTCAAATGTAATCTTCATCACTGAAATGTTATTCGGAAATAGCAGTTGGATAAATGACCTTAGGGGAGGTATGAGTAATGGTGGAATTGCCACATGTGCTGCCTTTCTTCTTGTCGCCTGTGTGTCAATGTGTTTTATGCTGTACTTGACAGTTACGCCACTGAAGTCTGCAAGTGATAAACCAGAGACAGATATAGGAATGTTACATTCACGAATGGATGAGCTTGAACTATCAAGGGGAAGAaaagatgatgttcaagataaaatTGCAACTAATGAAGATATGCTTTCGGTGGAATCTGCTTTAGAAATTACCTTGGAGCACCATGATGATAAATCATTTTTGGATTCTAGTATTGACCAATCTGATACAGCTATTAATCCTGATCATGATTGCCATCAACCTACCCATGATTCTGTTGCTTCTGGTACTGCTATTGATCCTGATCATGATTGCCATCAACTTACTCATGATTCTGTTGCTTCTGATGCAGCTATTGATCCTGATCATGACTGCCATCAACCTACTCATGGTATCAGTGCTTCTGATACCTTTAGTACTGCAATGTTTCAAAATGAAGAATTGAAGTCTGTTAATGAAATTGACCTAGAAACTCTGAACAAGACATCCTCTGCTAGCTTGTTAGATCCTGGTGTTGTAGAAAGACAAGAATCTGATCTAGTGCAGAAAGATTTGACATTAAAGGCAGATATTTCCAGAGATAAGGACAATGAAGAGGTTTTGGTGGCTAAGGAGTCAGTAACCAAATCATTGCCACCTTTGACATCTGAGGATTCTGGATCCTTTAATCCTGTTCAGGTAAAAGTTTCTGATGGTGGTATTGGCAATGAAAGCTCATCAAAGTCATCTGGATTAGGTCGTTCCTCTCGCCGGCAGTTGGCAATTATTTTGGATGAGTTCTGGGGGCACCTTTTTGATTTCCATGGGAAACCGACAGAAGAAGCCATTGGGCAAAAGTATGATGCTCTATTGGGTTTAAACTTGAAAACTGTTAGTTCaataaaagtggatgtaggaacAGAGTCTTCGATTAATTTCTGCACAGATGCGGATAGGGGGGCAATTTTCTCACCAAATTCAATGGATTATGGCTCTCCGAAACGAATGAATATGTCTAAGGGAGAGTTATCATATGGGTTTCAGATGGGATCCCCATCTCGGTCTCGCAACATTCAAATACTGAACACACGTTCACAAGCCTTGTCTAGCAGACAGCTCGATTCGAATGAAAGACCTTATTCTAGTTTATACTTGCCACAATGTTCTGACAATCATGATTATCAGCCAGCAACAGTACATGGGTACCAGATAGCATCTTATGTCAAAGAAATTGGGTCAGGGAGAACTCCTTATTTGTCAAATGTGTCACTGGACTCTCCTAAAATTTCTAAATCTCCTCCATCaattcctccaggttttgaggactCAGTTCTGTATGGTGATAGGCAAAATGGGCTAGGTTCGCTTGCAACATCTAGTCTGCAAAGCCCAAAGATGCCTCGAGTTCGCAGGGTCCAGGTAGAAGGACCTTATTTCAACCCTTCTTTAATTGAACCTAGTGAAAATGCTGGCTCCTCTTCCTGcactaagaaatatcatagttcacCAGACATTTCTGCACTTATTGCTGCCAGCAGGAACTTGTTATTGAACGAGGCAAATTCAGGTGGTCCTATTGGTCAGCCATCTTTGGGTAGGATGATATCTCAACAGCAACATTATTTGAATCCTATCTCCAAGACTGGAGTTTCGTTAGCTTTTGATGAACTCTATCAACCCAAACTTCAGAGGGATGTTCTCCCACTTCAGTCAAAGTTGAACCCAGACACCAGATCCCTTTGGTCTAGACAACCATTTGAACAACTGTTTGGCATGCCAAATGGAGGTGAAAGTAGAGGGGATCGAGCAGTTACTGACAAACTAAGTAGTGCTTCGGAAGAGCTTTTATCATGTGCAGATTCAGAACTCAAGTTATTGCAATCTCTTCGTTTTTGTATTACAAAGCTCCTGAAATTAGAGGGATCAGATTGGCTATTTAGACACAATGGTGGTTGTGATGAAGAACTAATTTGTAAGGTTTCTACAACCGAGAAGTATATACACAAAGCAGGTGCAAATGACATGAATCAGTTACACTCTAATAGACTTCAGTACTTGTCATCTGATCAAAGGCTTAGTTCAGTTCAGAGGAATGAGGAGGCAGATACCCCTTACGCTCTGTCGTTGCCGAACTGTGGAGATGGTTGTGTATGGCAAGCATCCCTGGTTGTAAGTTTTGGAGTTTGGTGTATTCATCGGATCTTAGAGCTGTCCCATGTGGAAAGTCGGCCAGAGCTATGGGGCAAATACACATACGTTCTTAACCGCCTTcag GGAATTCTTGATCTTGCATTTTCCCGACCACGGAATCCCCTCAGCACCTGTTCCTGTCTTGAACTAGCACCAGAAGGTTCCAACCGGTTGCTGCTAAGCCAACAATCGAAACCAATCAGGGCACCATTTACAACTGCGAGTATGATACTTGAGATCATTAAAGATGTCGAAATCGCTGTCTCTGGTCGCAAGGGACGGACAGGCACTGCTGCAGGTGATGTTGCATTCCCAAAGGGGAAGGAGAACCTGGCATCTGTGTTGAAGCGCTATAAGCGGCGGCTCTCTAACAGGAACACATGA
- the LOC135649427 gene encoding uncharacterized protein LOC135649427, with amino-acid sequence MTEVVEDDAEFLSLVEAAEAAAVGGSAKRQKLSSVASIPATEEGSYMAALRGSHSSLWQQQQQQLKLGQKKGNNSGGLRTGSNPPHSSSSTTGGACFKCGMAGHWARDCDAARGRERGEGSVSGGGFVGREDDGVPQKACPCGSGTCLVRTSNTAKNPGRKFYTCPLKLDNGGCNFFEWCDNPLSSLSSSRKPLNHQPSLSVPGLQCPCGAGSCLVLVTKAGKNVGQQYYRCPLDEGTGSCGFFKWCNGKDTTTTEHTFGSENPVTCENSSSKLFGDRSSSSCFKRGQAGQWSRECTKQSSDNYYMETGVKHLGSTASTCFKCGKSGHWARECPSK; translated from the exons ATGACGGAGGTGGTGGAGGACGACGCCGAGTTCCTCTCGCTGGTGGAAGCGGCGGAGGCCGCGGCGGTCGGAGGCAGCGCCAAGCGGCAGAAGCTCTCCTCCGTCGCTAGCATCCCCGCCACCGAGGAGGGCTCCTATATGGCCGCGCTCAGAGGCAGCCATAGCTCCctatggcagcagcagcagcagcagttgaAGCTCGGCCAAAAGAAGGGAAACAACAGCGGTGGCCTACGAACCGGCAGCAACCCACCGCATTCGTCATCCTCGACCACTGGCGGCGCCTGCTTCAAGTGCGGCATGGCCGGCCACTGGGCGAGGGACTGCGACGCCGCGCGCGGAAGGGAACGGGGAGAAGGATCGGTTTCCGGAGGCGGTTTTGTTGGCAGAGAGGACGACGGGGTGCCACAGAAGGCGTGCCCTTGTGGGTCGGGGACATGTTTGGTACGCACTTCTAACACGGCCAAGAATCCAGGGAGGAAGTTCTATACTTGCCCTCTCAAACTG GACAATGGAGGCTGCAATTTTTTTGAATGGTGTGATAATCCATTGTCAAGTCTCTCTTCTTCTCGAAAACCCTTGAATCATCAACCTAGCTTGTCAGTTCCAGGCCTTCAATGCCCATGTGGTGCtggctcttgcttagtgctagtcACAAAAGCCGGAAAGAATGTGGGTCAGCAGTATTACCGTTGTCCACTGGATGAG GGGACTGGATCCTGTGGCTTTTTTAAATGGTGCAATGGCAAGGACACCACCACCACTGAACACACGTTTGGTTCTGAAAATCCTGTTACATGTGAAAATTCAAGCAGCAAGCTCTTTGGTGACAGGAGCAGTTCATCTTGTTTCAAACGTGGGCAAGCTGGCCAGTGGTCCAGGGAGTGCACCAAGCAGTCATCAGATAATTATTACATGGAGACAGGGGTAAAGCATCTTGGTTCCACAGCCTCCACATGTTTCAAGTGTGGTAAGTCTGGTCACTGGGCTCGAGAGTGCCCTTCTAAATGA
- the LOC103997540 gene encoding protein ETHYLENE-INSENSITIVE 2 isoform X1 codes for MESRTSRGVMAHLFPSLGPALVISMGYIDLGKWLAAVDGGVRFGNDLVLLVLFFNLTAILCQYLATCVGIVTRKNLAQICSVEYSRTTCMILGVQFQLSMITSDLTMILGVAHGFNLLFGVNILASICFAAVASVLLPIFVDLLNDRKAEALYEILAGFALLLYVLGVLISQPEIPLPTNVTFPKLSGENAYSLMALLGANIMAHNFYIHSSIVQQQKRLPNVPVTALLHDHFFAILFIFTGIFVVNYVLMNSAAAVFGITGIDLKFEDVSLLMDQIFRIPIAPVAIFLVLVFSSQITALTWNIDGQEILQYFFGANISVWVQVLLVKALSVIPALCCAKCAGTEGIFQLLIFCQVIQAMLLPSSVIPLFRVASSQSIMGAFKISWYLGIVALLAFFGMLASNVIFITEMLFGNSSWINDLRGGMSNGGIATCAAFLLVACVSMCFMLYLTVTPLKSASDKPETDIGMLHSRMDELELSRGRKDDVQDKIATNEDMLSVESALEITLEHHDDKSFLDSSIDQSDTAINPDHDCHQPTHDSVASGTAIDPDHDCHQLTHDSVASDAAIDPDHDCHQPTHGISASDTFSTAMFQNEELKSVNEIDLETLNKTSSASLLDPGVVERQESDLVQKDLTLKADISRDKDNEEVLVAKESVTKSLPPLTSEDSGSFNPVQVKVSDGGIGNESSSKSSGLGRSSRRQLAIILDEFWGHLFDFHGKPTEEAIGQKYDALLGLNLKTVSSIKVDVGTESSINFCTDADRGAIFSPNSMDYGSPKRMNMSKGELSYGFQMGSPSRSRNIQILNTRSQALSSRQLDSNERPYSSLYLPQCSDNHDYQPATVHGYQIASYVKEIGSGRTPYLSNVSLDSPKISKSPPSIPPGFEDSVLYGDRQNGLGSLATSSLQSPKMPRVRRVQVEGPYFNPSLIEPSENAGSSSCTKKYHSSPDISALIAASRNLLLNEANSGGPIGQPSLGRMISQQQHYLNPISKTGVSLAFDELYQPKLQRDVLPLQSKLNPDTRSLWSRQPFEQLFGMPNGGESRGDRAVTDKLSSASEELLSCADSELKLLQSLRFCITKLLKLEGSDWLFRHNGGCDEELICKVSTTEKYIHKAGANDMNQLHSNRLQYLSSDQRLSSVQRNEEADTPYALSLPNCGDGCVWQASLVVSFGVWCIHRILELSHVESRPELWGKYTYVLNRLQGILDLAFSRPRNPLSTCSCLELAPEGSNRLLLSQQSKPIRAPFTTASMILEIIKDVEIAVSGRKGRTGTAAGDVAFPKGKENLASVLKRYKRRLSNRNT; via the exons ATGGAGTCTAGGACATCTAGAGGAGTGATGGCTCATCTTTTTCCGTCTCTTGGTCCTGCACTTGTCATTTCTATGGGATACATAGACCTTGGAAAGTGGTTGGCAGCTGTGGATGGTGGGGTCCGATTCGGAAATGATCTGGTGTTATTAGTTTTATTTTTCAACTTAACTGCCATTCTTTGCCAGTACCTTGCAACATGTGTTGGCATTGTCACCAGAAAGAATCTTGCACAG ATTTGCAGTGTGGAATACTCAAGGACAACATGCATGATATTGGGAGTTCAATTTCAGCTATCCATGATTACGTCAGACCTGACTATG ATTTTGGGAGTAGCACATGGTTTCAACCTTCTTTTCGGTGTGAACATATTGGCCAGCATCTGTTTTGCGGCAGTTGCTtctgttttgttacccatttttgttgatcTATTG AATGATCGGAAGGCTGAAGCATTATACGAAATCTTGGCTGGTTTTGCTTTGCTGTTGTACGTTCTTGGGGTACTAATCAGTCAACCAGAAATTCCTCTTCCAACGAATGTTACTTTCCCCAAGCTGAGTGGAGAGAATGCATACTCACTTATGGCTCTTCTTGGTGCGAACATAATGGCACATAATTTTTATATCCACTCTTCAATCGTCCAG CAGCAGAAGAGACTCCCGAATGTTCCTGTAACTGCCTTACTTCATGATCACTTTTTTGCAATCCTGTTCATCTTCACTGGCATATTTGTGGTTAATTATGTGCTGATGAATTCGGCCGCAGCTGTTTTTGGCATTACCGGTATTGATCTAAAATTTGAAGACGTGTCTCTGCTGATGGATCAG ATTTTTAGGATTCCTATAGCACCTGTTGCAATATTTCTTGTCCTTGTATTCTCAAGTCAGATTACAGCTTTAACTTGGAATATCGATGGGCAAGAAATCTTGCAGTATTTTTTTGGTGCAAACATCTCTGTTTGGGTTCAGGTTCTGTTAGTTAAAGCTCTTTCTGTCATTCCAGCACTTTGCTGTGCAAAGTGTGCAGGCACTGAAGGGATATTTCAATTGCTTATTTTCTGTCAAGTTATACAGGCTATGCTTCTTCCATCTTCCGTAATTCCCCTTTTCAGAGTAGCATCATCACAATCAATAATGGGAGCATTTAAAATATCATGGTATCTGGGAATTGTGGCTTTGTTGGCATTTTTTGGGATGCTTGCTTCAAATGTAATCTTCATCACTGAAATGTTATTCGGAAATAGCAGTTGGATAAATGACCTTAGGGGAGGTATGAGTAATGGTGGAATTGCCACATGTGCTGCCTTTCTTCTTGTCGCCTGTGTGTCAATGTGTTTTATGCTGTACTTGACAGTTACGCCACTGAAGTCTGCAAGTGATAAACCAGAGACAGATATAGGAATGTTACATTCACGAATGGATGAGCTTGAACTATCAAGGGGAAGAaaagatgatgttcaagataaaatTGCAACTAATGAAGATATGCTTTCGGTGGAATCTGCTTTAGAAATTACCTTGGAGCACCATGATGATAAATCATTTTTGGATTCTAGTATTGACCAATCTGATACAGCTATTAATCCTGATCATGATTGCCATCAACCTACCCATGATTCTGTTGCTTCTGGTACTGCTATTGATCCTGATCATGATTGCCATCAACTTACTCATGATTCTGTTGCTTCTGATGCAGCTATTGATCCTGATCATGACTGCCATCAACCTACTCATGGTATCAGTGCTTCTGATACCTTTAGTACTGCAATGTTTCAAAATGAAGAATTGAAGTCTGTTAATGAAATTGACCTAGAAACTCTGAACAAGACATCCTCTGCTAGCTTGTTAGATCCTGGTGTTGTAGAAAGACAAGAATCTGATCTAGTGCAGAAAGATTTGACATTAAAGGCAGATATTTCCAGAGATAAGGACAATGAAGAGGTTTTGGTGGCTAAGGAGTCAGTAACCAAATCATTGCCACCTTTGACATCTGAGGATTCTGGATCCTTTAATCCTGTTCAGGTAAAAGTTTCTGATGGTGGTATTGGCAATGAAAGCTCATCAAAGTCATCTGGATTAGGTCGTTCCTCTCGCCGGCAGTTGGCAATTATTTTGGATGAGTTCTGGGGGCACCTTTTTGATTTCCATGGGAAACCGACAGAAGAAGCCATTGGGCAAAAGTATGATGCTCTATTGGGTTTAAACTTGAAAACTGTTAGTTCaataaaagtggatgtaggaacAGAGTCTTCGATTAATTTCTGCACAGATGCGGATAGGGGGGCAATTTTCTCACCAAATTCAATGGATTATGGCTCTCCGAAACGAATGAATATGTCTAAGGGAGAGTTATCATATGGGTTTCAGATGGGATCCCCATCTCGGTCTCGCAACATTCAAATACTGAACACACGTTCACAAGCCTTGTCTAGCAGACAGCTCGATTCGAATGAAAGACCTTATTCTAGTTTATACTTGCCACAATGTTCTGACAATCATGATTATCAGCCAGCAACAGTACATGGGTACCAGATAGCATCTTATGTCAAAGAAATTGGGTCAGGGAGAACTCCTTATTTGTCAAATGTGTCACTGGACTCTCCTAAAATTTCTAAATCTCCTCCATCaattcctccaggttttgaggactCAGTTCTGTATGGTGATAGGCAAAATGGGCTAGGTTCGCTTGCAACATCTAGTCTGCAAAGCCCAAAGATGCCTCGAGTTCGCAGGGTCCAGGTAGAAGGACCTTATTTCAACCCTTCTTTAATTGAACCTAGTGAAAATGCTGGCTCCTCTTCCTGcactaagaaatatcatagttcacCAGACATTTCTGCACTTATTGCTGCCAGCAGGAACTTGTTATTGAACGAGGCAAATTCAGGTGGTCCTATTGGTCAGCCATCTTTGGGTAGGATGATATCTCAACAGCAACATTATTTGAATCCTATCTCCAAGACTGGAGTTTCGTTAGCTTTTGATGAACTCTATCAACCCAAACTTCAGAGGGATGTTCTCCCACTTCAGTCAAAGTTGAACCCAGACACCAGATCCCTTTGGTCTAGACAACCATTTGAACAACTGTTTGGCATGCCAAATGGAGGTGAAAGTAGAGGGGATCGAGCAGTTACTGACAAACTAAGTAGTGCTTCGGAAGAGCTTTTATCATGTGCAGATTCAGAACTCAAGTTATTGCAATCTCTTCGTTTTTGTATTACAAAGCTCCTGAAATTAGAGGGATCAGATTGGCTATTTAGACACAATGGTGGTTGTGATGAAGAACTAATTTGTAAGGTTTCTACAACCGAGAAGTATATACACAAAGCAGGTGCAAATGACATGAATCAGTTACACTCTAATAGACTTCAGTACTTGTCATCTGATCAAAGGCTTAGTTCAGTTCAGAGGAATGAGGAGGCAGATACCCCTTACGCTCTGTCGTTGCCGAACTGTGGAGATGGTTGTGTATGGCAAGCATCCCTGGTTGTAAGTTTTGGAGTTTGGTGTATTCATCGGATCTTAGAGCTGTCCCATGTGGAAAGTCGGCCAGAGCTATGGGGCAAATACACATACGTTCTTAACCGCCTTcag GGAATTCTTGATCTTGCATTTTCCCGACCACGGAATCCCCTCAGCACCTGTTCCTGTCTTGAACTAGCACCAGAAGGTTCCAACCGGTTGCTGCTAAGCCAACAATCGAAACCAATCAGGGCACCATTTACAACTGCGAGTATGATACTTGAGATCATTAAAGATGTCGAAATCGCTGTCTCTGGTCGCAAGGGACGGACAGGCACTGCTGCAGGTGATGTTGCATTCCCAAAGGGGAAGGAGAACCTGGCATCTGTGTTGAAGCGCTATAAGCGGCGGCTCTCTAACAGGAACACATGA
- the LOC135648961 gene encoding protein TIFY 5A-like produces MAEMGCDPELRLSLGSGVEQQRRQTQQKKMTIFYQGRVCVCDATEMQARAIISMAKKEMEDTVTTKQQRQSTEEEESSSRAVAPHVLDPGLSMKRSLQRFLQKRKARVSDASPYSRQQKLLLFPIKL; encoded by the exons ATGGCGGAGATGGGATGCGATCCTGAGCTCCGGCTTTCGCTTGGCAGCGG GgtcgagcagcagcggcggcagacGCAGCAGAAGAAGATGACGATATTCTACCAGGGGCGGGTTTGCGTCTGCGACGCTACAGAGATGCAA GCAAGAGCAATCATATCGATGGCAAAGAAAGAGATGGAAGACACGGTGACCACGAAGCAGCAGCGACAAAgcacggaggaggaggagtctTCTTCTCGAGCGGTGGCGCCGCACGTCCTCGACCCCGGCCTGTCGATGAAGCGATCGCTGCAGCGGTTTCTACAGAAGAGGAAGGCCAGAGTGAGTGATGCCTCTCCTTACAGTCGACAGCAGAAACTGCTGCTGTTCCCAATCAAGTTGTAG